The Bacillota bacterium sequence CCCGCCGCCGCGCAGTCTTCAAGCAGCTCGGTGGCAATACGGTAACCGCGCACCCCGGCGCGGTGATCTTTAGAGCCAAAGAACTTGTGAATTTGCTTACATAATTGACCCCCCGGCTGGTCGTTTTCATCAATGAGAACCACCTGAGCCCCGGAGCGAGCAATGGTAAGGGCAGACATGAGCCCAGCCGGGCCGCCTCCAACCACCGCTACCCCGTTTAATGAGAGATGGGCCACTGACCGAGCCCCCTTTGTGTGGTTACCTTCATGCCTGCCTTCACCGGCGTGATACAGGTGCGCACATTGGGCCTGCCATCCACCGTCATCACACAATCGGTACAGCGCCCGATCCCGCAGAACACTCCTCGCGGCTCTTGGCGCCTTCTGGTGGTGCGGCAG is a genomic window containing:
- a CDS encoding (2Fe-2S)-binding protein, whose product is MRIVDHPLLELKSKLKPVVIEVDGKKIWAHEGEPIAAALMAHGLRVCRTTRRRQEPRGVFCGIGRCTDCVMTVDGRPNVRTCITPVKAGMKVTTQRGLGQWPISH